TGACGTTCTCCCCATTTTTTTCCTTCAATCTGCAAATTACCTCGACAATACCACCTCGGGTAAATTTTATGGCATTACCAATGAGGTTCATAAAAACTTGGGAAAGCTTCAAAGGGTCGCTCATTAGGTGATTTGGGATTTCATTGTCATAATCCAAAATCAATCTGGTCTTATTTTCCTTAGCACTTTGCTGCAGGGAATCCATCACTTCATTGATGACCTTTTTAAGGTTGAACTCCATATTCAAGGGTTCTAGCTTGTTGGCATCAATCTTATTGATGTGTAAAATATCGTTTATAAAATTCAACAGATAATCTCCAGAAAACTTCAGGGCTTTTAAATGTTCTTTTTGGTGATCCGCAGGGTTTTCTTCCAACAGTAGGTGTGTGAGCCCCGTTACGGCATAAAGAGGTGTTCTTAACTCATGGCTCACAGTGGAAAGAAAGTTTGTCTTTGCCTCCATGGCCTGTACCGCCCCATCCCTGGCTACTTGTAACTCTTGATTTTTTGTCTGTAGAAGGTCGTTTGTTTTTAATTTAATCTGGTTATTTCTATAAAGGGAAACTGCCAATAGGGAAATAATAATTAAAAAAGCGGAGGTTAAAATCAATGTTAATTCCGATCGGTTTTGCGATTCCTTTAATTCTTGAATGGTTCCGTCCTGTCTTGCAATTAATTCTGTCTTGTAGTCATCCCTAATCTTATCTGCCGTTTTAGCTTCTACCTTTACTTTGTCAATGGTAAATAGGGAGTCCTGTATTTTCAATAAGTTCTGACTATTGGCCCAAGCCTTTTGGTAGGCTCCTAACTGGCTATATACTTTGGAAAGTAAACGGTTTGCCTTTCTGATTTCTAAAAAAAAGCTATTGGCATTGGCCAAGGCCAGTGCCTCTTCGGCATTTTTGGCACTTTCCTCAAAATTTTCGGTTTTGAAATATAATTGCGCCAAACCCAGATAGGCTCGAGTGGACAAATAGTTTTTTTCGTAAATATCAGTGTTGACAATTAAGGAATTCAGATTTTTTGCCGCACTATCATATTTTTCTAACTTCATGTATACCAGAGCTTCGGTAAGCAAAATGTTGTTGAAAAAATTTCGGTCATTGTTAAGCTGTTTTGCTTCATTCAACATAAACAGTGCTTGATAGCTTTGGTCTGCCCTAAAGAGTAATGTGGCCTCAATATATTTATGTATGGCATCTCCATAGGGATAGGCAATATCCGTAAGCAATACGCTTGCACGATCCCAATAAAATTGTGTGTCACTTTCCTTATCCAATTGGAGGTAAAGTAGTGCAAGTTCATGATAACAGTCGATCAACCCTTTGACGTCTTCTTCTTCCTCCGCTTCTTCTGCCGCTTTGTCCAAAGTTTCCAAAGCTAGATCGATTTTATTTTGGTTTCTTAGTTTACGGGCTTCGTCAAAATAGGGGTCCATATTCCTTACGGGTACAGAATCTTGGGAAAAAAGAGGTGGTGCCGCTACTAGCAAAAGAAATAGTGGGAGAAGGGTTAAAAGTTTTTTATGAAAGTAATTCTTTCTCAAACGTACTTTTTAGTTACCATTAAATTTATAAGGTCTATAATTCTGCTGCTATATCCAGTTTCATTATCATACCAACCTATAATTTTTACCATCCTACCAATAACAGAGGTCATTAGAGAATCAAACGTACAAGAATAGGAACTATTGTTTATATCAATAGATACTATTGGGTCCTCTGTGTAGTAAAGAATGTTCTTTAGTTCATTTTTGGACGCCTTTTCAAAAGTATCATTAATTTCTTTAATGGAGGTATTTCTTGCCACATTGAAAGTAATGTCTGTCAAAGAACCATTGGGAACGGGAACCCGTATTCCACAACCACCAATTACATCCTCCAGCTCTGGAAAGATACTGGTCAAGGCTTTTGCAGCTCCTGTCGTAGTCGGTACTATGGATTGACCGGCCGCCCTTGCTCTTCTTAAATCCTTGTGGGGCTGATCATGTAGGCTTTGATCGGAAGTATAGGAATGGATTGTTGTAATGTAGGCTTGCTCTATACCACAAAGGTCATTTATAACCTTTATCATTGGTGCGGCATTGTTGGTGGTACAAGAGGCGTTGGATATAATATGGTCCCTTTCGGTTAATATGTGCTCATTTATGCCATATACTATCATTTTGATATCTTGGTCTGTTGGCGGTACTGAAAGAATAACTTTTTTCGCCCCATTTTTAAGGTGATGTTCCAAGCTGGACCGGGTTTTGAATTTCCCTGTACATTCAACCACCAAATCTATCTTGCTAGCTCCCCAATTAATATCCTTGGGATGCGATTGGTTTGTAAGGGTTACTTTCGCCCCGTTTATCACAAGATAGTTTTCCGTAAAGTCTACCGTACCTTTAAAAACACCGTGAATACTGTCGTACTTAAGTAAGTGGGAAAGAGTTTGAGCGTCAGCGAGATCATTTATTGCGACGACCTGGATATTAGGATGGTTTTGAATAAGCCTAAATAAGGTTCTGCCTATTCTTCCAAAACCATTGATTCCTATTTTTATTTTTTCCATTGGTTGGGCAATTAAATTGAATTCTTTACGGATTTCAATTTATAACAAGGAATTCAAGATTTAATCTATATGTTTATGTGCTTTGTAAGAAGATCTTACCAAAGCCCCACTTTCTACGTGCCTAAATCCCATTTCAAGCCCAATCTCCTCGTACTTTTTAAATTGATCAGGAGTAATGAATTCTTTAACTGGAAGATGCTTTTTAGAAGGTTGTAAATATTGTCCAATGGTCACTACATCAACGTTCACGTCCCTTAAATCTTGCATGGTCTGAATCACTTCTTCTTCCAGCTCTCCAAGACCCAACATAATACCAGATTTTGTCCTGTTTACACCATTGGCACGCAAATACCTTAATACTTCCAGGCTTCGTTCATATTTAGCTTGTATTCGTACTTCCCTTGTTAATCGTTTAACGGTTTCCATATTGTGGGAAACAACTTCAGGGGAAACTTGAATAATCCTGTCCAAATGTTTTTCAATACCTTGAAAATCCGGAATTAGGGTTTCCAAAGTCGTATTCGAGTTCATTCTTCTAATGGCTTTCACCGTTTCTGCCCAAATGATTGACCCCATATCTTTCAGGTCATCTCGGTCTACCGAAGTAATAACGGCATGTTTTATGCCCATTATTTTAATGGAACGGGCTACTTTCTCCGGTTCCGCCCAATCCACATTTTCTGGACGTCCGGTCTTAACACCGCAAAAACCACAAGATCTTGTGCAAATATTTCCAAGAATCATAAAGGTGGCGGTTCCCTCTCCCCAACATTCGCCCATATTTGGACAACTCCCTGATGTACAAATCGTATGTAAATCATACTTCTCCACCAAACCACGGAGTTGGGTATATTTTTTTCCTGTAGGAAGTTTTACCCTTAACCATTTTGGTTTTCCCTTGGGAGGTGCCACATTTTCTTTAACTGCTACGGACATGCCTATTTTTTTTACAAATATACGAAGTAAATAGTGTAATGCTGAATGTTGGATATAGACTGAAATGAAATCAATGTAGGTCTAATTTCCCTAACTTTTGTTTCTAATAATTTCGGCCAAGAGCTTTTTTGCCCTAAGTATTTTTACTTTGATATTATTGATCGGCTCGTTAAGTTTTTCCGCAATATCTGCGTAACTAAGCTCGTTGAAGTATCTAAGGTTTATGACTTCCTGATAGTGGGGTTTTAGACTTTTAATGTCACGAAGTAAATTGGCCAAGTTTTGTTCTTGTATAAGTTGGTCCTCCATGGACAAGGCATCGTCATATACTCCTTTTATAGCATCCTCATTTCTTTGAGAGTCCAAAAGATTTTTCTTTCTTTTTCTGACCAGATCAATATGAATGTTTTTGGATATGGTAATCAACCAAGTTTTAAAAGAAAATCTATCATCGTAAGTGTTTATTTTATCAAAAGCCTTGGAGAACGTTTGGATGGTAATGTCCTCCGCATCATTTTCGTTTTCGGTGCGTTTTAGCTGAAAACCATAAACATCGTTCCAAAATCTATCCAGTAATCTACTGAAGGCTATCTGATTGCCTTCTTTGGCCCTGATGATAATGTCATTAACGTCTTCTGTCAATAGTACTTGAAAAATTAAAAAGTTCCTGATTAGGAAATGGCTTCATTTTTACACTCCTGTTCATCCGGTAATTTACCGCACATGCTACAAGCTTGTCCATCCTTATTTAGATAAGGACTTTGACTGGCACATGTTCCTGCAAATTTTCCATCTTTCTTAGCCCAAAGTTTTATGGCGATTCCAGAAAATGCCAATGCCAAGAGTCCAACGGTGAGTAAAATAAGTTTCATCTGTTCAAATTTCGTTTTTATGTTTTGGTCAGATATAATTTGCCATCGGTCCTTTCATTGAGAATCGAGAATTTTTTTTGCTCAAATTATAATCTATATACCATTTCTGATTAATGAGTCGTTTTTAAATCCCGCTTCTTTACACAACGGATAAAAAAATAACTATCATTCTTCACAGAATTTGCTTTAGCACAAAGGTAAAAAAATAAAGCCCCAATTTACGGGGCTTTAAGACTTCTTTATACTTTAAAAGTTCTAATAGGCAATATTCGCAACTATATTGTCCACAGAGGGAATTTGGTTGCCACCTTTAGGTTCTATAGTAATATAACCCATTGCATTTTCTGCATAAGGTAGCGCCAATAATTTTTGACTGTCACCGGCCTCTTCAATAATACCCAA
This window of the Maribacter cobaltidurans genome carries:
- the gap gene encoding type I glyceraldehyde-3-phosphate dehydrogenase, whose amino-acid sequence is MEKIKIGINGFGRIGRTLFRLIQNHPNIQVVAINDLADAQTLSHLLKYDSIHGVFKGTVDFTENYLVINGAKVTLTNQSHPKDINWGASKIDLVVECTGKFKTRSSLEHHLKNGAKKVILSVPPTDQDIKMIVYGINEHILTERDHIISNASCTTNNAAPMIKVINDLCGIEQAYITTIHSYTSDQSLHDQPHKDLRRARAAGQSIVPTTTGAAKALTSIFPELEDVIGGCGIRVPVPNGSLTDITFNVARNTSIKEINDTFEKASKNELKNILYYTEDPIVSIDINNSSYSCTFDSLMTSVIGRMVKIIGWYDNETGYSSRIIDLINLMVTKKYV
- a CDS encoding tetratricopeptide repeat-containing hybrid sensor histidine kinase/response regulator, which produces MRKNYFHKKLLTLLPLFLLLVAAPPLFSQDSVPVRNMDPYFDEARKLRNQNKIDLALETLDKAAEEAEEEEDVKGLIDCYHELALLYLQLDKESDTQFYWDRASVLLTDIAYPYGDAIHKYIEATLLFRADQSYQALFMLNEAKQLNNDRNFFNNILLTEALVYMKLEKYDSAAKNLNSLIVNTDIYEKNYLSTRAYLGLAQLYFKTENFEESAKNAEEALALANANSFFLEIRKANRLLSKVYSQLGAYQKAWANSQNLLKIQDSLFTIDKVKVEAKTADKIRDDYKTELIARQDGTIQELKESQNRSELTLILTSAFLIIISLLAVSLYRNNQIKLKTNDLLQTKNQELQVARDGAVQAMEAKTNFLSTVSHELRTPLYAVTGLTHLLLEENPADHQKEHLKALKFSGDYLLNFINDILHINKIDANKLEPLNMEFNLKKVINEVMDSLQQSAKENKTRLILDYDNEIPNHLMSDPLKLSQVFMNLIGNAIKFTRGGIVEVICRLKEKNGENVTVYFEIKDNGIGISKEKQQSIFDGFEQGSIQINREYGGTGLGLTIVKSLLGLFESEIELKSKLGEGSSFIFEIDMTSKDDLLDEVSFEITKGDYDFKGLHILVVEDNKINQVITKKMLNKKDISCDIASSGEEAVTLSQENVYDAILMDIHMPGISGEEATIQIRKFDQQTPIIALTAISLDDSVESFYAAGCNDVITKPFKPEIFYQKIGENIFDKKIRTSLS
- a CDS encoding membrane or secreted protein, encoding MKLILLTVGLLALAFSGIAIKLWAKKDGKFAGTCASQSPYLNKDGQACSMCGKLPDEQECKNEAIS
- the lipA gene encoding lipoyl synthase, with protein sequence MSVAVKENVAPPKGKPKWLRVKLPTGKKYTQLRGLVEKYDLHTICTSGSCPNMGECWGEGTATFMILGNICTRSCGFCGVKTGRPENVDWAEPEKVARSIKIMGIKHAVITSVDRDDLKDMGSIIWAETVKAIRRMNSNTTLETLIPDFQGIEKHLDRIIQVSPEVVSHNMETVKRLTREVRIQAKYERSLEVLRYLRANGVNRTKSGIMLGLGELEEEVIQTMQDLRDVNVDVVTIGQYLQPSKKHLPVKEFITPDQFKKYEEIGLEMGFRHVESGALVRSSYKAHKHID
- a CDS encoding RNA polymerase sigma factor yields the protein MTEDVNDIIIRAKEGNQIAFSRLLDRFWNDVYGFQLKRTENENDAEDITIQTFSKAFDKINTYDDRFSFKTWLITISKNIHIDLVRKRKKNLLDSQRNEDAIKGVYDDALSMEDQLIQEQNLANLLRDIKSLKPHYQEVINLRYFNELSYADIAEKLNEPINNIKVKILRAKKLLAEIIRNKS